In a genomic window of Pseudomonas oryzihabitans:
- a CDS encoding S-methyl-5'-thioinosine phosphorylase, producing MTTYAIIGGTGLTALAGLELDQAQTFDTPWGEPSAPVQRGHYAGRPVLFLARHGHPHRLPPHQVNYRANLWALKEAGAEAILAVNAVGGIHAAMGSGHLCVPHQLVDYTWGRGHTFFEGADLEHVTHIDFSFPYDEPLRQRLLGALRKLQLPHSDHGVYAATQGPRLETAGEIVRLERDGCDIVGMTGMPEAALARELGLPYACLALVVNPAAGKVQREITMAEIEAVLASGIDQVRQVLAEVLIAD from the coding sequence ATGACTACCTACGCCATCATCGGCGGCACCGGTCTCACCGCACTCGCCGGTCTGGAGCTGGATCAGGCCCAGACCTTTGACACCCCCTGGGGCGAACCCTCGGCGCCGGTGCAGCGCGGCCATTATGCCGGGCGCCCGGTGCTGTTCCTGGCCCGCCATGGCCATCCCCATCGTCTGCCGCCGCATCAGGTGAACTACCGAGCCAACCTTTGGGCACTAAAGGAAGCCGGGGCCGAGGCCATCCTCGCGGTGAACGCCGTGGGTGGCATCCACGCCGCCATGGGCAGCGGTCACCTGTGCGTGCCCCATCAACTGGTGGACTACACCTGGGGTCGCGGCCATACCTTCTTCGAAGGGGCGGACCTCGAGCATGTCACCCATATCGATTTCAGCTTTCCTTATGACGAGCCCCTGCGGCAACGACTGCTCGGCGCCTTGCGCAAGCTGCAGCTGCCGCACAGCGACCATGGCGTCTATGCCGCCACCCAGGGGCCGCGGCTGGAGACGGCCGGGGAGATCGTCCGCCTGGAGCGCGATGGCTGCGACATCGTCGGCATGACCGGGATGCCGGAAGCGGCCCTCGCCCGCGAGCTGGGCCTGCCTTATGCCTGCCTGGCGCTAGTAGTGAATCCAGCGGCCGGCAAGGTGCAGCGCGAGATCACCATGGCCGAGATCGAGGCCGTCCTGGCCAGCGGTATCGACCAGGTGCGCCAAGTGCTGGCCGAGGTGTTGATAGCTGATTGA
- the nagZ gene encoding beta-N-acetylhexosaminidase has translation MQGSLMVDIAGTWLTAEDRQLLRQPEVGGLILFARNIETPGQVRELCRAIRAVRPELLLAVDQEGGRVQRLRRDVVRLPAMGQLAGRADSVELARLCGWLMATEILAVGLDFSFAPVLDVDHKRSQVIGARSFGSAEQVIELGGAFIAGMNEAGMAATGKHFPGHGWAEADSHYAIPTDERDLDTLQRTDLRPFLSLLPTLGGVMPAHVIYPAVDAQPAGFSRRWLQDILRGELGYQGVIFSDDLSMAGAHVAGDAGQRVEAALTAGCDMGLVCNDRAAAELALTRVQQLGVAPAPRLASMRARRHVDLDYRQQPQWSLALQRLRQAELI, from the coding sequence ATGCAAGGCTCCCTGATGGTCGATATCGCTGGCACCTGGCTCACTGCCGAGGATCGGCAGTTGTTGCGCCAGCCTGAGGTGGGTGGACTGATCCTGTTCGCCCGCAACATCGAAACCCCGGGACAGGTCCGCGAACTGTGCCGGGCGATTCGCGCGGTGCGGCCGGAGCTGCTGCTGGCAGTGGATCAGGAGGGCGGTCGTGTCCAGCGCCTGCGGCGCGACGTGGTGCGCCTGCCGGCCATGGGACAGTTGGCCGGACGCGCAGACAGCGTCGAGCTGGCTCGGCTTTGCGGCTGGTTGATGGCGACCGAGATCCTGGCGGTAGGACTGGATTTCAGTTTCGCCCCGGTGCTGGACGTCGACCATAAACGCAGCCAGGTCATAGGGGCGCGCTCTTTCGGCAGCGCCGAGCAGGTGATCGAGCTGGGCGGCGCCTTCATCGCCGGCATGAACGAGGCCGGCATGGCGGCCACCGGCAAGCACTTCCCCGGACATGGCTGGGCCGAAGCCGATTCCCACTACGCCATTCCTACCGACGAACGCGATCTAGACACCCTGCAGCGCACCGACCTGCGCCCGTTCCTGTCGCTGCTGCCCACGCTGGGCGGGGTCATGCCCGCCCATGTCATCTACCCGGCGGTGGATGCCCAGCCGGCCGGTTTCTCCCGGCGTTGGCTGCAGGACATCCTGCGCGGCGAGCTGGGTTACCAGGGTGTCATCTTCAGCGATGACCTGTCGATGGCCGGCGCCCACGTCGCTGGCGATGCCGGTCAGCGTGTCGAGGCGGCGCTCACCGCCGGCTGCGACATGGGACTGGTCTGCAATGACCGCGCCGCGGCCGAGCTGGCTCTGACCCGGGTCCAGCAGCTGGGCGTCGCGCCCGCGCCACGGCTGGCCAGCATGAGGGCCCGGCGCCACGTGGATCTCGATTACCGGCAGCAACCGCAGTGGAGTCTTGCCCTGCAGCGGTTGCGCCAAGCTGAACTCATCTAA
- a CDS encoding TetR/AcrR family transcriptional regulator — protein sequence MAQSDTVERILDAAEQLFAERGFAETSLRLITTRAGVNLAAVNYHFGSKKALIQAVFSRFLDPFFFNLDRDLDQWQPQNGEQMSLETLLNLLVDHSIAIKPRHGNDLSVFMRLLGLAFSQSQGHLRKYLEQNYGRAFRRFLLLMNQAVPEIPPLELFWRAHFMLGAAVFSMSGIKALRAIGENDFGVDTHTEQVLRLMVPFLATGMRAPTAMHEPELAQAQYRPRRSTPVEAAETY from the coding sequence ATGGCGCAGTCGGATACCGTAGAGCGCATTCTGGATGCGGCCGAGCAGCTGTTCGCCGAGCGTGGGTTCGCCGAAACCTCGTTGCGGCTCATCACCACGCGGGCCGGGGTGAACCTGGCGGCCGTCAATTACCACTTTGGCTCCAAGAAGGCGCTGATCCAGGCGGTGTTCTCGCGCTTCCTCGATCCCTTCTTCTTCAATCTGGATCGAGATCTGGATCAGTGGCAGCCGCAGAATGGCGAGCAGATGAGTCTGGAGACGCTGCTGAATCTGCTGGTCGACCACTCGATCGCCATCAAGCCGCGGCATGGCAACGATCTCTCGGTGTTCATGCGGCTGCTGGGCCTGGCGTTCAGCCAGAGCCAGGGCCATTTGCGCAAGTATCTCGAGCAGAACTATGGCCGCGCCTTCCGTCGTTTCCTATTGCTGATGAATCAAGCGGTACCCGAGATCCCGCCGCTGGAGCTGTTCTGGCGTGCCCACTTCATGCTCGGCGCGGCGGTGTTCAGCATGTCCGGCATCAAGGCGCTGCGGGCCATCGGCGAGAACGATTTCGGCGTCGATACCCATACCGAGCAAGTGCTGCGGCTGATGGTGCCCTTCCTCGCCACCGGCATGCGCGCGCCCACTGCGATGCACGAGCCTGAGCTGGCCCAGGCCCAGTATCGGCCACGGCGCTCGACTCCCGTCGAGGCGGCCGAGACCTACTAG
- the lexA gene encoding transcriptional repressor LexA, which yields MLKLTPRQAEILAFIKRCLEANGFPPTRAEIAQELGFKSPNAAEEHLKALARKGAIEMTPGASRGIRIPGLDTTRKADESLPVIGRVAAGAPILAEQNVEENCAINPAFFQPRADYLLKVKGMSMKDVGILDGDLLAVHVTREVHNGQIVVARVGDEVTVKRFKRSGNQVTLLAENPEFAPIEVDLSSQEFAIEGLSVGVIRR from the coding sequence ATGCTGAAACTGACACCGCGACAAGCCGAGATCCTGGCCTTCATCAAGCGTTGCCTAGAAGCCAATGGCTTTCCGCCCACCCGCGCCGAGATCGCGCAGGAGCTTGGTTTCAAATCGCCGAACGCGGCCGAGGAGCATTTGAAGGCCCTGGCGCGCAAGGGCGCTATCGAGATGACGCCGGGCGCTTCCCGGGGCATCCGCATTCCGGGCCTGGATACCACGCGCAAGGCCGACGAAAGCCTGCCGGTCATCGGGCGGGTCGCCGCAGGCGCGCCCATCCTGGCGGAGCAGAACGTCGAGGAGAACTGCGCCATCAATCCGGCCTTCTTCCAGCCCCGTGCCGACTACCTGCTCAAGGTAAAGGGCATGAGCATGAAGGACGTCGGTATCCTCGATGGCGACCTCCTGGCCGTGCACGTGACTCGCGAGGTACACAACGGCCAGATCGTCGTGGCCCGGGTTGGCGATGAAGTCACCGTCAAGAGATTCAAGCGTTCGGGCAACCAGGTCACCCTGCTGGCCGAGAACCCCGAGTTCGCCCCTATCGAGGTCGATCTTTCCAGCCAGGAATTCGCCATCGAAGGGTTAAGCGTCGGCGTCATCCGCCGCTAA
- the sulA gene encoding SOS-induced cell division inhibitor SulA, translating to MQFPLMFDAPRSSVQELDLAPTVLLQELTALLPKPGKPARELPVAPLPDTFSEMSLHGSQEQCLQLLAPILRQLSEKDDARWLTLVTPPSLLSNAWLRSTHLNKERVLLLQTPSSAKTLQLACEVLRKGQSHTVISWLHDLSDAGKQQLARAAAQGNSQSLNVRFA from the coding sequence ATGCAATTTCCCCTGATGTTCGATGCACCGCGCTCGTCCGTTCAAGAGCTGGATCTGGCACCCACGGTCCTGCTGCAGGAACTGACCGCCTTGCTACCCAAGCCCGGCAAGCCTGCGCGGGAGCTGCCGGTCGCGCCGCTGCCGGATACCTTCAGCGAGATGTCCCTGCATGGCAGCCAGGAGCAGTGCCTACAGCTGCTGGCCCCTATCCTGCGGCAACTCAGCGAGAAGGACGATGCCCGCTGGCTGACCCTGGTTACTCCGCCTTCACTACTGAGCAATGCCTGGCTGCGTAGTACCCATCTGAACAAGGAGCGAGTGCTACTGCTACAGACACCGAGTTCCGCCAAGACCCTGCAACTGGCCTGCGAGGTGCTGCGCAAGGGGCAGAGTCATACGGTGATCAGTTGGCTGCACGACCTGAGCGATGCCGGCAAGCAGCAACTGGCACGGGCGGCAGCGCAAGGCAATAGCCAGAGTCTGAATGTCAGATTCGCGTGA
- a CDS encoding DUF6586 family protein — MANERYTRTNQKLYFAGLALDSWRSALAAPSAQSQGRIMAEREACLFHLHGALLGLCQEVAGFYRHPTMEATSLAVLLAPAALDEAPSPEMGELVELAGNSETWLARLIAEYQRLLQPPQAPRRPKQDPTLPLIEAVSLEPAEPELSLEEVEAWRESLKQTALRFRGAMTEW; from the coding sequence ATGGCTAACGAGCGTTACACCCGGACCAACCAGAAGCTCTACTTCGCCGGCCTGGCGCTGGACAGCTGGCGCTCAGCCCTGGCCGCGCCCTCGGCGCAAAGCCAGGGGCGCATCATGGCCGAACGCGAAGCCTGCCTGTTCCACCTGCATGGCGCGCTGCTCGGTCTCTGCCAGGAGGTGGCGGGTTTCTACCGACACCCCACCATGGAGGCCACCTCGCTGGCGGTGCTGCTCGCGCCCGCCGCCCTGGATGAGGCACCGAGCCCGGAAATGGGCGAGCTGGTCGAACTGGCCGGTAATTCGGAGACCTGGCTGGCGCGACTGATCGCCGAGTACCAGCGTCTGCTGCAGCCGCCCCAGGCGCCGCGGCGGCCCAAGCAGGACCCGACGCTGCCGCTGATCGAAGCGGTGAGCCTGGAACCCGCGGAGCCGGAGTTGAGCCTCGAAGAGGTGGAAGCCTGGCGGGAAAGCCTCAAACAGACGGCACTCAGATTTCGCGGTGCCATGACGGAGTGGTAG
- the topA gene encoding type I DNA topoisomerase: MGKSLVIVESPAKAKTINKYLGNQYVVKSSIGHIRDLPTSGAGTAKEPAAKTRKTAAEAPALSPKEKARRQLFARMGVDPEHGWKAHYEILPGKEKVIEELRRLAKDADTVYLATDLDREGEAIAWHLREAIGGDDSRYKRVVFNEITKKAIQEAFSQPGELDINRVNAQQARRFLDRVVGYMVSPLLWAKIARGLSAGRVQSVAVKLVVEREREIRAFVPEEYWEIHADLATPKKDQVRFEVVREKGEAFKPLNEAQAKAALAKLEKAGYRIAKREDKPTSSKPSAPFITSTLQQAASNRLGFGVKKTMMMAQRLYEAGYITYMRTDSTNLSGDAIAMARGYIESEFGKKYLPEKANVYGSREGAQEAHEAIRPSDVNVKPNSLSGMERDAERLYELIWRQFLACQMPPAEYLSTTVTAVAGDFELRARGRILKFDGYTRVLPQQSKPGDDDVLPEMKQGEDLGLIKLDPSQHFTKPPARFSEASLVKELEKRGIGRPSTYAAIISTIQDRGYVTVHNRRFYAEKMGDIVTDRLNESFANLMDFGFTASMEGNLDYVAQGERDWKNLLDEFYGDFKQKLETAEAGEKGMRANQPTLTDIPCQVCGRPMMIRTASTGVFLGCSGYALPPKERCKATINLVPGDEIAEDDEGESESLVLRGKHRCPICSTAMDAYLIDEHRKLHVCGNNPDCPGYEIEEGSYRIKGYEGPSLECDKCGSEMQLKTGRFGKFFGCTNPACKNTRKLLKNGEPAPPKMDAVPMPELRCEKVDDTYVLRDGASGLFLAASGFPKNRETRAPLVSELLPHRDEIDPKYHYLLSAPVKDAEGRPAVIRFSRKTKEQYVQTEVEGKPTGWKAFYDGKKWQVEEKR; the protein is encoded by the coding sequence ATGGGTAAATCGCTGGTCATCGTGGAATCCCCGGCCAAGGCCAAGACCATCAACAAGTATCTGGGCAACCAGTACGTGGTGAAGTCGAGCATCGGTCATATCCGCGACCTTCCCACCAGCGGCGCCGGCACCGCCAAGGAGCCCGCCGCCAAGACGCGCAAGACCGCCGCCGAGGCGCCTGCGCTGTCACCCAAGGAAAAGGCCCGGCGCCAGCTGTTCGCCCGCATGGGCGTCGACCCCGAGCACGGCTGGAAGGCGCACTACGAGATCCTGCCCGGCAAGGAAAAGGTGATCGAGGAACTGCGCCGCCTGGCCAAGGACGCCGACACCGTCTATCTCGCAACCGACTTGGACCGCGAAGGGGAAGCCATCGCCTGGCACCTGCGCGAGGCCATCGGTGGCGATGACTCGCGCTACAAGCGCGTGGTCTTCAACGAAATCACCAAGAAGGCCATCCAGGAGGCCTTCTCCCAGCCCGGCGAGCTGGACATCAATCGCGTCAACGCCCAGCAGGCGCGCCGCTTCCTCGACCGTGTGGTCGGCTACATGGTCTCGCCGCTGCTGTGGGCGAAGATCGCCCGTGGCCTGTCCGCCGGCCGGGTGCAGTCGGTGGCGGTCAAGCTGGTGGTGGAGCGTGAGCGCGAGATCCGCGCCTTCGTTCCCGAAGAGTACTGGGAAATCCACGCCGACCTGGCCACGCCGAAGAAGGACCAGGTGCGCTTCGAGGTGGTGCGCGAGAAGGGCGAAGCCTTCAAGCCGCTGAACGAAGCCCAGGCCAAGGCGGCCCTGGCCAAGCTGGAAAAGGCCGGCTATCGCATCGCCAAGCGCGAAGACAAGCCGACCAGCAGCAAGCCCTCGGCACCATTCATCACCTCCACCCTGCAGCAGGCGGCGAGCAATCGCCTGGGCTTCGGGGTGAAGAAGACCATGATGATGGCCCAGCGTCTCTACGAGGCTGGCTACATCACCTATATGCGTACCGACTCGACCAACCTCTCGGGTGATGCCATCGCCATGGCCCGGGGTTACATCGAGAGCGAGTTCGGCAAGAAATACCTGCCGGAGAAGGCCAACGTCTACGGCAGCCGTGAAGGCGCCCAGGAAGCGCACGAGGCCATCCGTCCCTCCGACGTCAACGTCAAGCCCAACAGCCTGTCGGGCATGGAGCGAGACGCCGAGCGCCTGTACGAGCTGATCTGGCGCCAGTTCCTGGCCTGCCAGATGCCGCCGGCCGAATACCTGTCCACCACGGTGACCGCCGTGGCCGGTGATTTCGAGCTGCGTGCCCGTGGCCGCATCCTCAAGTTCGATGGCTACACCCGCGTGCTGCCGCAGCAGAGCAAGCCGGGCGACGACGACGTCCTGCCCGAGATGAAGCAGGGTGAAGACCTCGGCCTGATCAAACTCGACCCCAGCCAGCACTTCACCAAGCCGCCGGCGCGCTTCTCGGAAGCCAGCCTGGTCAAGGAGCTGGAGAAGCGCGGCATCGGTCGGCCGTCCACCTATGCCGCCATCATCTCCACCATCCAGGATCGCGGCTACGTGACGGTGCACAATCGCCGTTTCTATGCCGAGAAGATGGGCGACATCGTCACCGATAGACTCAACGAAAGCTTTGCCAACCTGATGGACTTCGGCTTCACCGCCAGCATGGAAGGCAACCTGGACTACGTTGCCCAGGGCGAGCGTGACTGGAAGAACCTGCTTGACGAGTTCTATGGCGACTTCAAGCAGAAGCTGGAGACCGCCGAGGCCGGCGAGAAGGGCATGAGAGCCAACCAGCCGACCCTGACCGACATTCCCTGCCAGGTTTGCGGCCGGCCGATGATGATCCGTACCGCCTCCACCGGCGTCTTCCTCGGTTGCTCGGGCTATGCCCTGCCGCCCAAGGAGCGCTGCAAGGCCACCATCAACCTGGTCCCGGGCGACGAGATCGCCGAGGACGACGAGGGCGAGTCGGAATCCCTGGTGCTGCGTGGCAAGCATCGCTGCCCCATCTGCAGCACGGCGATGGACGCCTACCTGATCGACGAGCACCGCAAGCTGCACGTCTGTGGCAACAACCCGGACTGCCCGGGTTACGAGATCGAAGAGGGCAGCTATCGCATCAAGGGCTACGAAGGCCCCTCGCTGGAATGCGACAAGTGCGGCAGCGAGATGCAGCTCAAGACCGGTCGCTTCGGCAAGTTCTTCGGCTGTACCAATCCGGCCTGCAAGAACACCCGCAAGCTGCTTAAGAACGGCGAGCCGGCCCCGCCGAAGATGGATGCCGTGCCGATGCCGGAGCTGCGCTGCGAGAAGGTCGACGACACCTATGTGCTGCGCGACGGCGCCTCGGGGCTGTTCCTGGCCGCCAGCGGTTTCCCGAAGAATCGCGAGACCCGGGCGCCGTTGGTCAGCGAATTGCTGCCCCATCGCGACGAGATCGATCCCAAGTACCATTATCTGCTCAGTGCTCCGGTGAAAGACGCCGAAGGTCGCCCGGCAGTGATCCGCTTCAGCCGCAAGACCAAGGAGCAGTACGTGCAGACCGAGGTCGAGGGCAAGCCCACTGGCTGGAAGGCCTTCTACGACGGCAAGAAGTGGCAGGTGGAAGAAAAGCGCTAG
- a CDS encoding DUF1653 domain-containing protein translates to MALQTGLYRHYKGQQYRVLGVALHSETEEELVIYQALYGEFGLWARPLSMFRESVQVDGEQVPRFSLISVEADPLGLDATPQP, encoded by the coding sequence ATGGCATTGCAGACGGGACTCTACCGGCACTACAAAGGTCAGCAGTATCGGGTACTGGGCGTGGCCCTGCATTCGGAGACCGAGGAAGAGCTGGTCATCTATCAGGCGCTGTACGGCGAATTCGGTCTCTGGGCCCGGCCTTTGAGCATGTTTCGCGAGAGCGTCCAGGTGGACGGCGAGCAGGTGCCGCGCTTCTCGCTGATCAGCGTCGAGGCCGATCCCTTGGGGCTGGATGCCACGCCCCAGCCTTGA
- the fadA gene encoding acetyl-CoA C-acyltransferase FadA: MSLNPRDVVIVDFARTPMGRSKGGMHRNTRAETLSARLIDAVLDRNPQVNPAEVEDVIWGCVNQTLEQGWNIARMASLLTRIPHTSGAQTVSRLCGSSMSALHTAAQAIQTGNGDVFVVGGVEHMGHVGMMHGVDPNPQLSLHAAKASGMMGLTAEMLGKMHGITREAQDQFGYRSHQLAWKATQEGKFKDEIIPLEGHDENGFLKVFDFDETIRPETTVEGLAALKPAFNPKGGTVTAGTSSQITDGASCMLVMSAQRAQDLGLQPLAKIRSMAVAGVDPAIMGYGPVPASQKALKRAGLTIADIDFIELNEAFAAQALPVLKDLKVLDKMDEKVNLHGGAIALGHPFGCSGARISGTLLNVMKQNDGTFGLATMCVGLGQGITTVFERLR, translated from the coding sequence ATGAGCCTTAATCCGAGAGACGTCGTCATCGTCGACTTCGCCCGCACGCCCATGGGCCGTTCCAAGGGCGGCATGCACCGCAACACCCGCGCCGAGACCCTCTCCGCGCGGCTGATCGACGCGGTCCTCGACCGCAATCCCCAGGTCAATCCGGCCGAGGTGGAAGACGTGATCTGGGGCTGCGTCAACCAGACCCTGGAGCAGGGCTGGAACATCGCCCGCATGGCGTCGCTGCTGACCCGTATCCCCCATACCAGCGGTGCCCAGACGGTGAGCCGCCTGTGCGGTTCCTCCATGAGCGCCCTGCATACCGCCGCCCAGGCGATCCAGACCGGCAACGGTGACGTCTTCGTCGTCGGCGGGGTGGAGCACATGGGTCACGTCGGCATGATGCACGGTGTCGATCCCAATCCCCAGCTGTCGCTGCACGCCGCCAAGGCCTCCGGCATGATGGGCCTGACCGCCGAGATGCTGGGCAAGATGCACGGCATCACCCGCGAGGCCCAGGACCAGTTCGGCTATCGCTCGCACCAGCTGGCCTGGAAGGCCACCCAGGAAGGCAAGTTCAAGGACGAGATCATCCCCCTGGAAGGTCATGACGAGAACGGCTTCCTCAAGGTCTTCGATTTCGACGAGACCATTCGCCCGGAAACCACCGTCGAGGGCCTGGCCGCGCTGAAGCCGGCCTTCAATCCCAAGGGCGGCACCGTGACCGCTGGTACCTCCTCGCAGATCACCGACGGCGCCTCCTGCATGCTGGTCATGTCCGCTCAGCGCGCCCAGGACCTGGGCTTGCAGCCGCTGGCCAAGATCCGCTCCATGGCCGTGGCCGGCGTCGACCCGGCGATCATGGGCTACGGTCCGGTACCGGCATCGCAGAAGGCCCTCAAGCGCGCCGGCCTGACCATCGCCGACATCGACTTCATCGAGCTCAACGAAGCCTTCGCCGCCCAGGCCCTGCCGGTGCTCAAGGACCTCAAGGTGCTCGACAAGATGGACGAGAAGGTCAATCTGCACGGCGGTGCCATCGCCCTGGGTCACCCCTTCGGTTGCTCTGGCGCCCGGATTTCAGGCACGCTGTTAAATGTCATGAAACAGAATGACGGCACCTTCGGCTTGGCCACCATGTGCGTGGGTCTCGGCCAGGGCATCACCACGGTGTTCGAACGCCTGCGCTGA
- the fadB gene encoding fatty acid oxidation complex subunit alpha FadB, which produces MIFEGKALSVRDVEDGIAELRFDLQGESVNKFSAITLREFRQAVDALKAHAGLRGVIVTSGKDVFIVGADITEFVEMFSRPTEELQAGIAEINRIFNDFEDLPVPTVAAVGGIALGGGCEMSLAADYRVLSTAARIGLPEVKLGIYPGWGGTVRLPRLIGSDNAIEWIASGKENDAATALRVGVADAVVAPEHLFDAALDLVRRAAAGELDYRAKRKPKLEKLQLNAIEAMMAFESAKGFVASQAGPHYPAPLEAIKAIQKSANYGRDKALEVEGAGFAKMAQTSVSASLVGLFLNDQALKRKAKALEKQAAPVKLASVLGAGIMGGGIAYQSALKGTPILMKDIRDEALELGLSEASKLLNKRVEKGRLEPVKMAEALNRIRPTLSYGDFKSVDLVVEAVVENPKVKQAVLAEVEGQVREDAILTSNTSTISISLLAQALKRPENFCGMHFFNPVHMMPLVEVIRGEKTSEKAIATTVAYARQMGKNPIVVNDCPGFLVNRILFPYFGGFAALLAQGADFQRVDRLMEKFGWPMGPAYLMDVVGMDTAHHARDVMAEGFPERMKESRKTAVDALYEAQRFGQKNGKGFYVYETDKKGKPKKVADPAVAEVLAPVTYEQREFTDEEIVERMMVPLCLEAVRCLEDGIVESAAEADMGLIYGIGFPPFRGGALRYIDSLGVAEFVAMADKYADLGPLYHPTPKLREMAAAGQRFFG; this is translated from the coding sequence ATGATTTTCGAAGGCAAAGCCCTTTCGGTGCGCGACGTGGAGGACGGCATCGCCGAACTTCGCTTCGACCTCCAAGGCGAATCGGTCAACAAGTTCAGCGCCATCACCCTGCGCGAATTCCGCCAGGCCGTGGATGCCCTGAAAGCCCACGCCGGCCTGCGCGGCGTCATCGTCACCAGCGGCAAGGACGTCTTCATCGTCGGCGCCGACATCACCGAATTCGTCGAGATGTTCAGCCGGCCGACCGAAGAGCTGCAGGCTGGCATCGCCGAGATCAACCGCATCTTCAACGACTTCGAAGACCTGCCGGTACCCACCGTGGCCGCCGTGGGTGGCATCGCCCTGGGCGGCGGCTGCGAGATGAGCCTGGCCGCCGACTACCGGGTGCTGAGCACCGCCGCGCGCATCGGCCTGCCGGAAGTCAAGCTGGGCATCTATCCGGGCTGGGGGGGCACCGTGCGCCTGCCGCGCCTGATCGGCAGCGACAACGCCATCGAGTGGATCGCCTCCGGCAAGGAAAACGACGCCGCCACCGCCCTCAGGGTCGGGGTGGCTGATGCCGTGGTGGCTCCCGAGCACCTGTTCGACGCCGCGCTGGACCTGGTCCGCCGCGCCGCCGCCGGCGAACTGGATTACCGCGCCAAGCGCAAGCCCAAGCTGGAGAAACTGCAGCTCAACGCCATCGAAGCCATGATGGCCTTCGAATCGGCCAAGGGTTTCGTCGCCAGCCAAGCCGGTCCGCACTACCCGGCGCCGCTGGAAGCCATCAAGGCCATCCAGAAGTCCGCCAACTACGGCCGCGACAAGGCTCTGGAAGTGGAAGGCGCCGGCTTCGCCAAGATGGCCCAGACCTCGGTCTCCGCTAGCTTGGTCGGCCTGTTCCTCAACGACCAGGCGCTCAAGCGCAAGGCCAAGGCGCTGGAGAAGCAGGCCGCGCCGGTCAAGCTGGCCAGCGTCCTGGGTGCCGGCATCATGGGCGGCGGCATCGCCTACCAGTCCGCGCTCAAGGGTACCCCGATCCTGATGAAGGACATTCGCGACGAAGCCCTGGAACTGGGCCTGAGCGAAGCCAGCAAGCTGCTCAACAAGCGTGTCGAGAAAGGCCGTCTGGAGCCGGTGAAGATGGCCGAGGCGCTCAACCGCATTCGCCCGACCCTGTCCTATGGCGACTTCAAGAGCGTCGACCTGGTGGTCGAGGCCGTGGTGGAGAATCCCAAGGTCAAGCAGGCCGTGCTGGCCGAAGTCGAAGGCCAGGTGCGCGAAGACGCCATCCTCACCTCCAATACCTCGACCATCTCCATCAGCCTGCTGGCCCAGGCGCTCAAGCGCCCGGAAAACTTCTGCGGCATGCACTTCTTCAACCCGGTGCACATGATGCCCCTGGTCGAGGTGATCCGCGGCGAAAAGACCAGCGAGAAGGCCATCGCCACCACCGTGGCCTATGCCCGGCAGATGGGCAAGAACCCCATCGTGGTCAACGACTGCCCCGGCTTCCTGGTCAACCGCATCCTCTTCCCCTACTTCGGCGGCTTCGCCGCGCTGCTGGCCCAGGGCGCCGATTTCCAGCGCGTCGACCGGCTGATGGAGAAGTTCGGCTGGCCCATGGGCCCGGCCTACCTGATGGATGTGGTCGGCATGGACACCGCCCACCATGCCCGCGACGTCATGGCCGAGGGTTTCCCCGAGCGCATGAAGGAAAGCCGCAAGACCGCGGTGGACGCTCTCTACGAAGCCCAGCGCTTCGGCCAGAAGAACGGCAAGGGCTTCTATGTCTACGAGACCGACAAGAAGGGCAAGCCGAAGAAGGTCGCCGATCCGGCCGTGGCCGAGGTGCTGGCACCGGTCACCTACGAACAGCGTGAATTCACCGATGAAGAGATCGTCGAGCGGATGATGGTGCCGCTGTGCCTGGAGGCCGTGCGCTGCCTGGAAGACGGCATCGTCGAAAGCGCCGCCGAGGCCGACATGGGACTGATCTATGGCATCGGCTTCCCACCCTTCCGCGGTGGTGCGCTGCGCTACATCGACAGCCTCGGCGTGGCCGAATTCGTCGCCATGGCCGACAAGTACGCCGATCTCGGGCCGCTGTACCACCCGACCCCCAAACTCCGCGAAATGGCCGCCGCCGGCCAACGCTTCTTCGGTTGA